The following proteins are encoded in a genomic region of Cryptomeria japonica chromosome 11, Sugi_1.0, whole genome shotgun sequence:
- the LOC131062078 gene encoding GPI mannosyltransferase 1 yields MITISRGWLMVTSALIRAILIVYGEWQDTHMEVHYTDIDYLVFSDAASLMTSNRSPYDRATYRYSPLLALVLIPNSFLHPCWGKVLFSAADLYVGHLIYYILRLREVPEKQCTLCVAAWLFNPFTFTIGTRGNCEPVVCAIILWILICLMRGHVVEAALWYGLVVHFRIYPIIYVLPILIILDNENFDLRKRPRLTSFNNKQPRSSGTEPFVFHLKAIFKVNLWLVLKKFLNKRQILFGLISGGFFFVLTGIFFHLYGQKFLDEALLYHLTRTDPRHNFSIYFYQIYLNHEHEFTLAERLMTFLPQFTVQLVLVLFFAKDLPFCLFVQTVAFVAFNKVITAQYFVWFFCLLPLILPWTKLRLRWKGLICIGLWIVAQVHWLGWAYLLEFKCRNVFVQLWLASIIFLAANTCVLGLILANHKFCPLFQCQVKNYDIQDEKKSD; encoded by the exons ATGATCACTATTAGCAGGGGTTGGTTGATGGTGACATCTGCTCTTATACGTGCGATCCTTATAGTTTATGGTGAATGGCAAGACACCCACATGGAAGTACACTACACAGATATTGATTATCTGGTGTTCTCTGATGCTGCCTCTTTGATGACTTCCAACAGATCTCCATATGACAGAGCTACATACAGATATTCACCGCTTTTGGCACTTGTGCTAATACCCAATTCATTTCTGCATCCCTGTTGGGGAAAAGTTCTCTTCTCTGCCGCAG ATTTGTATGTGGGCCATCTCATCTATTATATTCTGCGGCTACGTGAAGTACCAGAAAAACAATGTACACTTTGTGTGGCAGCATGGCTTTTCAATCCATTCACATTCACCATTGGCACAAGGGGAAACTGTGAACCTGTCGTGTGTGCAATCATTTTATGGATTCTGATATGTCTAATGAGAG GTCATGTTGTGGAAGCAGCATTATGGTATGGACTAGTGGTTCATTTCAGAATCTACCCAATTATATATGTTCTGCCCATTCTTATTATTCTTgacaatgaaaattttgacttaaggAAGAGACCTCGTCTTACTTCTTTTAATAATAAACAACCCAGATCATCTGGTACAGAACCATTTGTTTTCCACTTGAAAGCCATATTTAAGGTTAACTTATGGCTTGTGTTGAAAAAGTTCCTGAACAAACGACAGATACTATTTGGACTGATCTCTGGAGGGTTCTTCTTTGTGCTGACTGgcattttttttcatttatatgGACAAAAGTTCTTGGATGAAGCTCTGTTATACCACCTCACACGGACTGATCCAAGACATAACTTTTCCATCTATTTCTATCAGATATATCTTAATCATGAACATGAGTTTACATTGGCAGAAAGGCTTATGACATTTCTTCCACAATTCACAGTACAACTTGTACTTGTTCTTTTCTTTGCTAAGGATCTTCCATTCTGTCTTTTTGTGCAGACGGTTGCATTTGTTGCATTCAATAAG GTTATCACAGCTCAGTATTTTGTTTGGTTTTTCTGTCTTTTGCCACTGATATTGCCATGGACAAAGCTTCGTTTGCGGTGGAAGGGCTTGATATGCATTGGATTATGGATTGTGGCTCAGGTTCACTGGTTGGGCTGGGCATATCTACTGGAGTTCAAATGCAGAAATGTGTTTGTACAATTGTGGTTGGCAAGCATTATTTTTTTGGCAGCAAATACATGTGTCTTGGGATTGATTTTGGCAAATCATAAATTTTGTCCTCTTTTTCAGTGCCAAGTTAAAAATTATGACATTCAAGATGAAAAGAAAAGTGATTGA